The following DNA comes from Winogradskyella sp. PG-2.
AGTTGGTGATTTTGATATTGTTAATAATTTGCCAACTCGTTTCCCAGTTGAAGTAAAAAGACAAACTAAAGGCGGTATTGACAGTGACAGAATTCAAAATGCTCGTTTAGAAGATCAACGTATGCAAAATTACAGTTTGGGTGGTAAACATTTAGCTGGTGGATTGCAAATAGATTGGATGGCGTCTTATGCAAAAGCATCAGAAGAAAGACTGAATGAACGTTATGCTGAATTTGAATCTGAGTATATTATTAATAATAGAATATCTGATTCTGAATTTCCATTATTTACAGCTGTAGATTCTAACGACTTTAGTAATCTATCTAATTTTGAATATGGAGAAATCACCGAAGAGAATCAGTATACAGAAGAAGATTTAAATGTTTTTGTCAATATTCAATTACCAGCAGATTTCTTTAATGAAGGTGATGGATTTGTGAAATTTGGTTTACGTGGGCGTTTTAAAAATAAGGTTAGAGATAATAATTTCTTCGAATTTAATTTAGAAGACGCTTTTCCAACACTAGCAGACGCGGATTCTAGAGATTATTCGGATTTGGATTATTTAGCTGGTAGTGAATATCAAGCAGGAATTTTTGCAGATGAAGCTTGGTTAGGCAAATTAAGTTTATCTAATGGTGAATTAGTTTTTGATGAGTTCTTAAGAGCAAATTTTGATGTTGAAGAGAATGTATTTGCTGGTTATGCAATGGCAAGTCAAAAAGTATCTAATAAATTAACAGTATTAGCAGGTCTTAGAATTGAGAATACTAGTATTACGGCTAAAGGAAATCAAATTGCAGATGAAGAAGATTTAGAAGGTACAGTAACTGAAGAAAGTTCGTATACAAATGTGTTGCCAAGCGTACATCTAAAATATGATTTAAACCCTAGAACAGTATTAAGATTTGCTTGGACAAATACACTAGCGAGACCAAATTATCAAGATTTAGTTCCTTCAGTAGATGTTGTAGGAGGAGATGAAGAAATATTTTTAGGAAATCCAGAATTAGACCCAACAACATCAATGGGATTTGATCTTATGGCTGAGTATTATTTTAAAAGTGTTGGTATACTTTCAGGAGGATTATTTTACAAAGACATTCAGGATTTTATTTATACTTCTCAATTTGAAGATGCCGATACTGGTTTCGATGTATTTCAACCACAAAATGGGGATGGGGCATCAATTTTTGGTGCGGAAATTGCATTTCAAAGACAATTAGATTTCCTTCCAGGATTTGCTAAAAACTTTAGTATTTATCTAAACTATACGTACCTTACTTCAACTGCTGATGGTATTAGAAATGAGGATGGTGACGAGCGTGGTGATTTAGATTTGCCAGGCACTGCACCTAATATGTTTAATGGTTCTTTAGCATATAATGATAAGAAATTTAATATTCGTTTATCAGCAAATTATTCGGATGCTTATATCGATGAATTAGGTGGAAGTGCTTTTGAAGATCGTTACTATGACGAGCAATTCTTAGTAGATTTTAACGTGAGCTATGCTATTAACCCTAATTTGAGAGTTTATGCAGATTTAAATAATCTTACAGATCAGCCTTTACGATATTTTCAAGGTATTAGCAGCAGAACAATGCAAGCAGAATATTACGGTAGACGTTTAACTTTTGGACTTAAGTATGACCTATTTAAAAGAAAATAATTTATTTCTGATTATTCTTTTTGCGATTGTATTTACCTCTTGCAAAAATAATAATCTTCCGATTATAGAGCCGACTCTTATCACTGAGCAAACACCTCATGATACTGATGATCCTGAGATATGGATAGATAAAACTAATCCCGATAAGAGTATAATTTTCGGTACAGATAAGGATGAGGTAAATGGTGGAGTTTATGCTTTTGATTTAGATGGAAAAATTATCAAAGAAAAATCGTTAACGGGTCTTAGTTACCCTAACAATATTGATTTAGCTTATGATTTTAAATTAAATGATTCTTTGAACATTGATATTATTGGATTTACAGAGCGTGAAAAAAATCAAGTACGCATATTTTCCGTTCCAGATATGAATATGCTAGATAAAGGTGGTTTTAAGGTGTTTGAAGATGAGCAAGACATAGCTTATCAAAGACCAATGGGTATTGCATTTTATACCAGTAAAGATAACTCAACATACTTTATTGTGAGCAGAAAAGAAGGTTCAGTAGATAATTACCTATACCAATACTTGTTAATTGCAGACTCTTTGGGCGTAACATCTAAATTTGTTAGGAAATTTGGTAATTTTAGTGGTAAAAAAGAGATTGAAGCTATTGCAGTAGATCAAGAATTAGGATATGTTTATTATTCTGATGAAGATCATTGTATCCGAAAATATTA
Coding sequences within:
- a CDS encoding TonB-dependent receptor, which encodes MKKLCVFTLFSILTMCLSFGQEGNIQGVITDEQGLFVPYATVSITNLKKGTVSDSEGKFLLLNVPSGTQTLRIEYLGFSDKEVQFEVKTDETVGVKVILTSETEALDSVLLTGFVGGQAKALNTQKNKQNITNIVSTDQIGKFPDANIGDAVKRIPGITMQVDQGEARNIIVRGLAPQLNSVTLNGSRIPSAEGDNRNIQMDLIPADMIQQIEVNKAVTPDMDGDALGGSVNLVTRTAPEGFRLSTTVGSGVSFITDKRILNGSFLLGDRSKDGKFGWMVSASILDNDFGSDNIEAEWTDEFEFFDGTEVVEADVNPYTNVFEQRTYIVQRVRRSFSANFDYNFNTNNSIFFKSMYNWRDDRENRYRLEHEILDGEDIEVGDFDIVNNLPTRFPVEVKRQTKGGIDSDRIQNARLEDQRMQNYSLGGKHLAGGLQIDWMASYAKASEERLNERYAEFESEYIINNRISDSEFPLFTAVDSNDFSNLSNFEYGEITEENQYTEEDLNVFVNIQLPADFFNEGDGFVKFGLRGRFKNKVRDNNFFEFNLEDAFPTLADADSRDYSDLDYLAGSEYQAGIFADEAWLGKLSLSNGELVFDEFLRANFDVEENVFAGYAMASQKVSNKLTVLAGLRIENTSITAKGNQIADEEDLEGTVTEESSYTNVLPSVHLKYDLNPRTVLRFAWTNTLARPNYQDLVPSVDVVGGDEEIFLGNPELDPTTSMGFDLMAEYYFKSVGILSGGLFYKDIQDFIYTSQFEDADTGFDVFQPQNGDGASIFGAEIAFQRQLDFLPGFAKNFSIYLNYTYLTSTADGIRNEDGDERGDLDLPGTAPNMFNGSLAYNDKKFNIRLSANYSDAYIDELGGSAFEDRYYDEQFLVDFNVSYAINPNLRVYADLNNLTDQPLRYFQGISSRTMQAEYYGRRLTFGLKYDLFKRK
- a CDS encoding phytase, yielding MTYLKENNLFLIILFAIVFTSCKNNNLPIIEPTLITEQTPHDTDDPEIWIDKTNPDKSIIFGTDKDEVNGGVYAFDLDGKIIKEKSLTGLSYPNNIDLAYDFKLNDSLNIDIIGFTEREKNQVRIFSVPDMNMLDKGGFKVFEDEQDIAYQRPMGIAFYTSKDNSTYFIVSRKEGSVDNYLYQYLLIADSLGVTSKFVRKFGNFSGKKEIEAIAVDQELGYVYYSDEDHCIRKYYADPTKGDEEITCFGSDNFERDIEGIAIAKYPNKEGYIIVSNQQAHSFSIFDRVTNVFIKEVNLGTSETDGCDVTTLSLGTKFPNGLFVSMNDNKEFYFHDLKLLNL